The nucleotide sequence gaaatacccgcatctatttccagaagattcgtcaacaccttcaacagcttaaaatttcgggacgaaatttaattaatgggtaggtactgtagtgacccgaacttttccatgtttatatatattaattgagattgatatttacatgattaaatgtttccaacatgttaagcaatcaaacttgttaagacttgattaattgaaatatgtttcatatagacaattgaccacccaagttgaccggcgattcacgaacgttaaaacttgtaaaaacgatatgacaatatatatatggatatacatatggttaacatgagattatgataagtaagtatctccataagtatattaataatgagttatatacatataaacaagactactaacttaaggatttcgaaacgagacatatatgtaacgattatcgttgtaacgacatttacatgtatatatatcatattaagatatattaatatatcataatatcatgataatataataatttaacatctcattagatataataaacaatgggttaacaacattaattgagatcgttaacttaaaggtttcaaaacaacacttacatgtaacgactaacgatgacttaacgactcagttaaaatgtatatacatgtagtgtatttagatgtattaaaatacttttggaagacttcaagacatatatcaaaacactcatacttaacgaaaatggttacagttacttttccattcttttctttcatcaagaattctagtcgtattcttacccgtattatacacagcttcaaaacgtacttactatgagtatataccaataggaactagcatgggattccactcttgattatgtcatgtatgactaatcaattttaacttctaccatgagctagtcaactaactagaactccttttaaccccactcaccactcatcaattaccactcatcattcactccatttcacttccaattctctttctaattctctctcaacacacccacactattatgaacgtatttttccagtagttaatcatcatcttcatcaaaaatcacttcaagaatcaagctataatcatcataggaagaacacttcaagaacacttcaaaaatcccttcaagtttactaatttacttccaagctttctaatccattccaagtaatcatctaagatcaagaaacctttgttatatacattaggttatatttcttattcaaggtaatattcatattcaaactttgattcaatttctataactataaactatcttaattcgagtaaaaatcttacttgaacttgtttttgtgtcatgatcctacttcaagaactttcaagccatctaagatcctttgaagctagatcatttcttgtcacttccagtaggtttacctactaaacttgaggtagtaatgatgttcataacatcattcgattcatatatataaaactatcttatttgaaggtttaaactcgtaatcactagaacatagtttagttaattctaaacttgttcgcaaataaaagttaatccttctaacttgacttttaaaattaactaaacacatgttctatatctatatgatatgctaacttaatgatttaaaacctggaaacacgaaaaacaccgtaaaaccggatttacgccgtcgtagtaacaccgcgagctgttttgggttagttaattaaaaactatgataaactttgatttaaaagttgttattatgagaaaatgatttttattatgaacatgaaactatatccaaaaattatggttaaactcaaagtggaagtatgttttctaaaatggtcatctagacgtcgttcttttgactgaaatgactacctttacaaaaacgacttgtaacttatttttccgactataaacctatacttttctgtttatattcataaaatagagttcaatatgaaaccatagcaatttgattcactcaaaacggatttaaaatgaagaagttatgggtaaaacaagattggataatttttctcattttagctacgtgaaaattggtaacaaatctattacaaccataacttaatcaacttgtattgtatattatgtaatcttgagataccatagacacgtatacaatgtttcgacctatcatgtcgacacatctatatatatttcggaacaaccatagacactctatatgtgaatgttggagttagctatacagggttgaggttgattccaaaatatatatagtttgagttgtgatcaatattgagatacgtatacactgggtcgtggattgattcaagataatatttatcgatttatttatgtacatctaactgtggacaactagttgtaggttactaacgaggacagctgacttaataaacttaaaacatcaaaatatattaaaagtgttgtaaatatattttaaacatactttgatatatatgtatatattgttataggttcgtgaatcaactagtggccaagtcttacttcccgacgaagtaaaaatctgtgaaagtgagttatagtcccacttttaaaatctaatatttttgggatgagaatacatgtaggttttataaatgatttacaaaatagacacaagtacgtgaaactacattctatggttgaattatcgaaatcgaatatgcccctttttattaagtctggtaatctaagaattaggtaacagacaccctaattgacgcgaatcctaaagatagatctattgggtttatcaaaccccatccaaagtaccggatgctttagtacttcgaaatttatatcatatccgaagggtgtcccggaatgatggggatattcttatatatatgcatcttgttaatgtcggttaccaggtgttcaccatatgaatgatttttatctctatgtatgggatgtgtattgaaatatgaaatcttgtggtctattattatgatttgatatatataggctaaacctataactcaccaacatttttgttgacgttttaagcatgtttattctcaggtgattattaagagcttccgctgtcgcatacttaaataaggacgagatttggagtccatgcttgtatgatattgtgtaaacactgcattcaagaaacttattttgttgtaacatatttgtattgtaaaccattatgtaatggtcgtgtgtaaacaggatattttagattatcattatttgataatctacgtaaagctttttaaacctttattgatgaaataaaggttatggtttgttttaaaatgaatgcagtctttgaaaaacgtctcatatagaggtcaaaacctcgcaacgaaatcaattaatatggaacgtttttaatcaataagaacgggacatttcacatatgccCTCATGCATTTCTTGGATTATCACAGTTGCTTGCTTCAGCCCCACACATCGAAGCCATGGTGTTAAGAAGGACCTTCGATACAGGGCCCCATTCATCATTTTGTAAGAGGGTGCCTTTATCGTTATCTTCCTTGCTTCATTTTTGTCCTCCGGTAATATTCTTGTTCCGAGATACACTTGTAGTAGGGTCATCCATGTTACCTCGTCTTCTTGTATGAGATCATTGACTTCTTCTTCCAGGATCGATTTCTTTTCTAGCACTTCCATCAATGCTTACTTCGTGAGGTGCTCAAATTTCAACGAGGCGAGTTTGCTTAGTGCGTCTGCCTTCTTGTTTTGGCTTTGTTGGACATGTTCAAGTTCGAAGGTTTTGAAACTTTCAATTAGTTCCTTCGCTTTTGAGAGGTAAAGTTGGATGGTGGGTTGTCGGGCTTCAAAGGTGCCCTTGATTTGGTTAGCCACTAATTGCGAGTCAACAAAAGCACGAAGATGGAGAATCTTTAGTTCCTTCGCCATTCTTAGTCCCGCGAGTAGCGCTTCGTATTCAGCCTCGTTATTGGTGGTTGTGAATTCGAAACAAAGTGCATAAGTAAACTCTTTTCCTTCAGGATTTACCAACATTAGGCCGGCACCTGATCCATCAGAGCTTGACGCACCGTCAGTGTACAACTTCCATTCTTCATTTGCAACCTTCGGAATGATAACTTGAGTGAAGTTCATTGTATCTTCTTCATCAATGTTATCTGTTTTGGCTATGAAATATGCCAATACTTGCCGTTCGATCGCGATCTTACCCTGAATTCGATGTCATGTTcacccaactcgatggcccatttggCCATCCTACCCGACTTTTCAGGCTTCGAAAGTACTTGTCTGATGGGTTTGTTGGTGAGTACCACTATTTGATGTGATTGGAAGTATTTCCGGAGTTTCCTATCTATGTGGACAAGTGCCAAGGTGAGCTTCTCAAGCACAGGATAGTTCATCTCTGCTCCCTGAAGTACCCGACTAACGAAGTATATCGATACTTATATCCTTTCTCGCTCCGAGACTAAGACTGTGCTGATACATTCTTTCGAATCTTCCAGATATATGAAGAGCGTTTCTCCTTGTACGGGTGAGGTCAAGGTTGGGAGATTGGCGATATATTCTTTCATTTCAATGAAtgctgatgttaaagcgaaggggtacaaaatagttatatttttactacaaaatactattaaatacgatacaattttacacaagttatttatttatttatagagcggatatacctaaaccttgctacaacacttataggcagtgtacctaatcgtacagtagtgtagtttttagtaagtccggttcgttccacagggatcttagctaagtttaacgctatatttttaaaaactatatttgtaaaaataaaaatatatatataagtagtattattattataaaagggggtttttaccgtttaatgaccggtttgtcgattttaaaacttaagtcgctgttaaaatctaatgtaaaatattaaaaataaatataacttaatttaaagcgtaaagtaaataacgataatgaaattgagataaataaaagtacgataattaaaagtgcaataaaatgacagtaaataaaatgcgataattaaaagtgcaattaaatatgaaataaaggaattatgcttatttaaacttccgtaatcatgatgtttgacgtgttgatttttagtttattaccatggggtaattgtcctttgtcctggattattcaatatgtccgtctggtttttgtccataacagtccatcagtcataaatataaagtgcgagtgtcctcgtcaaattatccttatatccgaagttaaatattccaactaattagggacttaaactataattacaccaagtgtccttgtatataattcaccactattttaataagtccatagactattaatccattcccgtttctgattaaatgaacgattattagtacttataaatatcccgcccatcgtgtccgatcgagtgtatatggttatttataggtacgtccaattgtaaatctttatattaaattaccaaactatcatttaattaaacaaatataaagcccattaatagcccatagtctaatttccacaagtgtcgttcttttgtccaaaccccaattatggtacatagcccaattacccaatttttaatatttagcccaacattatgattacttcggctttaaataagcataataataacttagctacgagacattaatttaaaaacaaaattaaccataacttacagtgggtattgatACGTAGCGGTACACGGATAGAGTTTTGACTTACACAACCTTAAAatattcgactaacccaaccttattattatcactaacttaaaattaaaattacaaattgagattacgacttggattgatacttgatacataaataTAAGggaaagaaaaagaataagaaaattTAAGTGTAAAAAATacgtccgaaaatgctgaaatttatagatgtggcctgacatctgatgccatgcgatcgcatggatttaacactgcttggccatgcgatcgcatggcctacttttccagctcacatgtctttaTTTTCTTCTTTGtcaacgttatttaatataatatataatatataaataatttatataattatttaaatattatattttattcttgtgcatagtagacttgtaatttttggtccgttgagtcgggcgttaatagttggctcaggtcccggttctggattttcgaacgtcctttcgtattatttaatatcttgtagtttGTGTTACGCGGCTCGTACTTTTGTaacttctagacgtttctcatcaataatttgaaccactttgattgtactttgtacttttgagctttttggtcgtttgcgtcttcaattcgtcgaatctgtcttttgtcttcaccttttattatttaaacgaatatcacttgtaaatagaacaattgcaactaaaagcttgtctttcttgaggagtaatgctatgaaatatatgttcgtttttagcattatcaaatattcacacacttgagcgttgcttgtcctcaagcaatatagtcttgaaataaaaatactagaatcacttctttattcttaacactttgtacatcagtgatttctatacggcggtatgaacaatgataataacga is from Rutidosis leptorrhynchoides isolate AG116_Rl617_1_P2 chromosome 10, CSIRO_AGI_Rlap_v1, whole genome shotgun sequence and encodes:
- the LOC139870538 gene encoding uncharacterized protein, yielding MNYPVLEKLTLALVHIDRKLRKYFQSHQIVGKIAIERQVLAYFIAKTDNIDEEDTMNFTQVIIPKVANEEWKLYTDGASSSDGSGAGLMLVNPEGKEFTYALCFEFTTTNNEAEYEALLAGLRMAKELKILHLRAFVDSQLVANQIKGTFEARQPTIQLYLSKAKELIESFKTFELEHVQQSQNKKADALSKLASLKFEHLTK